In Granulicella mallensis MP5ACTX8, the sequence CGTGGAGAGCATGATGGTCTCGCCCGGTTACACCTACGACAAGGCCCCGGACCAGAACCACTTTCTGGGCAAGGCGAGGTCGCGCAAGCTCTTCCGTGCCATTCTCTCCAATCGCAAGAAGACGTGGGAGTTCAATACGCACCCGCTGTTCTCGGAGTACCTCATGGGTAAGCAGGACTTCGAGTGCACGCCGTGGGGTATGCCGACATACTCCATCTTCGGATGGCAGAAGCCCTGCTACCTCCTGCAGGACGGTTACGCCGATACCTTCCAGGAGTTGATGGAGGCGACCGGATGGGAGAAGTACGGCGCCAAGAGTGGAAACCCGCAGTGCGCTAACTGCATGGTTCACTCCGGGCACGAGGCTTCGGCGGTAGATTACAACTTCAGCTCGCTGAAGGGATTCTGGACAACGGCTAAGAAGTACATCTTCCGTCCTCAATATGAGGATGCGGATGCTCAAAAGCTGTTGAATGAGTGGAAGTCCGAGAGCCGCGGTCCGCTGGTGCAGATCGCCGGGCAGACGCCGGTGGTTGTGACGACCTCGGTCAATGAAAACATGACCAGCGTGGCGGGAGACTAACGATGGCGACACCACAACAGGAACGTCTGAAGATCGAACAGCTCCAACAGGTCTCGGCGGACGAGATCGAGACGATTGCAGGCCGTGAACGCGAGAATCTGGAAGGTTGGATTCCTGCGCTGGCGTCGGAGGATGAGGTTCGCGACGCGCTGGAGAAGGCGTTTGATTATCGCGGCGACATCACAGTGACGCGCAAGGACGGCTCGAAAGTCGAAGGGTATCTCTACGACCGCTTCAATGCGCCGACGCTGGAAGCCTCGGTGATCCGTATCATTCCGACTCCCAAGCCGGGCAATCCGACGGAGCGGGTGAACGTCCGCTATGTCGATGTAGCCGCACTGCAGTTTACCGGCCGCGATACGGCTGCTGGCAAGACGTTCGAGGCCTGGGTGAAGAAGTACTGGGAGAAGAAAGCTGCTGGCGAGAAGAATATTCAGATCGAGCCGGAGAAGCTGGACTAGTTCTTTCGCTTTCAGCTCAGGACGCAGCTTGGGTGCATTGGCAGGTTAGATACAGGGGCTGAGAGGCCGACTCATTGCAGTTACCCATGAGTCGGGCTTTCAGCCTTTACCTCTTTATAGATCTGATTCCAGGCCAGCGGGCCGGTTGGTATAAAACCGCGCCTTTAGTGCTGGATCTGGTGTCTAATCCCAGAAGCAGATTTTCTTTGAGAATGACAGAAGCAAAGCGCCTGTTTCCGTGTTGAAGATCGTAGGTTAGCAAATGGCAGGAAGTCTCTAGCGCATGAATCTCTTCATCACGGGAGCCACGGGTTTCGTTGGCTCTCATATCGCGACGCTCGCTGCAAGGCAGGGCGCAAAGCTTCGCCTCCTGACACGCAAGACTTCGAATCTCACGCATCTTCCTAAAGCCGCCGAACTTGTAAACGGCGATCTGCGCGAGCCTGCGGGATTCGCCTCTGCTCTGCAGGGCTGCGATGCTGTGCTGCATGTCGCCGCTGATTACAGGCTGTGGGTCCCTGATCCTGCCGATATGTATAAGGCGAACGTCGAGGGTACGCGTGAGTTGCTGCGCCTCGCGCGCGAGGCCGGCGTGCCGCGCGTGGTGTATACGAGCAGCGTGGCGACCATGGGCTTCAGGCGCGACGGGACGATCGTCGACGAGAAGACGCCGGTGAGTGAGGCCGATATGATCGGCCATTACAAGCGTTCGAAGTGGCTTGCCGAACAGGTCGCGATAGAAGCCGCCGGGGCCGGGCAGCACGTCATGATTCTCAATCCGACGACGCCCATCGGTGCGCTCGACACCAAGCCCACGCCTACGGGACGCATCGTGGTCGACTTCCTCAATCGTAACTTTCCGGCGTATGTCGATACGGGGTTGAACCTGGTGGATGTGTCTGAGATCGCGCGCACGCATCTTGCGGCGCTGGAACGCGGTACTCCGGGAGAGCGCTATATTCTGGGCGGCGAGAATCTTACGCTGAAGCAGATCCTGGATCGGCTGGCCGCGATTACAGGACTGCCTTCACCGAAACACAAGGTGCCGCATGCCGTGGCGATGGCGTTTGCGTTCTTCGATGAGAACATCACGGGCAAGCTGCGCGGCAAGGAGCCGCGCGCGACCGTGGAAGCGGTGCGCATGGGCAGGAAGATGATGTTCGCGAGCTCCGCGAAGGCAGAACGCGAGCTTGGGTTCCAAGTGCGTCCGGTCGAGGATGCGCTGCGTGAGGCGTGCCACTGGTTTATCGCCAACGGCTATGCTCCCAAACATACTTCCAGCCAGGCAGGACTCGTATGAGCGGCTGCGTCGCCATCATTGCTGCATTGCCTCGCGAGATCGCCGGTCTGGTGCGTGGAACGAAGCCCGATGTTGGATTGCTGCACCGGGGCATTCATCTGCATCGGCTACCGCATGCCATCGTTGTTGCTGCAGGCATGGGCTCGCAACGCGTGACGCTCGCCTTTGCAGAGGCCATTGCCGCCGCGTCGATTTCAACGGTGATCTCGACTGGCCTGGCGGGTTCCTGCACCTCAGGTCTTGCTGCAGGCAATGTGGGCGAAGCGTCAGCGGTGATCGAGGCGCGTACCGGAGAGCGGTTTGTCACGGTGTCGCCGCAGTCAGCTTATGTGCTGGCGACAACGGAGAAGATTGCTAGTGTTCGCGAGAAGGGCCGCCTGGCCGAAACGTATGCCGCGACGATGGTCGATATGGAAGCCGCTACGGTCGCAAGGCTGGCGGCAGCGCATGAGCTGCCGTTTCGTGCGATCAAGGCGATCTCCGATGCGCATGACTTCGAGCTTGCCTCGCTGGCACGATTTGAGGGGAAGAATGGGAACTTCCGCACGGGAGCATTTGCGATTCATACGGCGCTGCGGCCGCATCACTGGCCGAAGGCGATGAAGCTTGGCCGGGCAAGTACGCTGGCCTTGACGAATCTGCACCAGGCGCTGCGTGAGGTCGTAGCAGCGGCGTAAGGGCTCGTGGCTGGGTGGCTCGTCGCTCGTTGCTCCTGTTATTCCTGTGAGGTTTGGAACCCTGTTTTGGGTTCTGTTGAGCTAAGAGGTATGAGGGATTGAGGGATGAGGGGTTGGGCCTTGTATTCTGGATAGATCATGTCTCGTACCATGCAAGCCGCTGTTTATCGTGCTCCCGATGATGTTCGTACAGAAACGATTGCTGTTCCCGAGATAGGTTCGGGAGAGGTGCTTGTTCGCATTGATACCTGCGGTATCTGCGGAACGGACCTTAAGAAGATCCATACAGGCTCTCACTCCGCACCGCGTGTCTTCGGGCATGAGATGGCGGGGACGATTGCGGCTGTGGGCGAAGGCGTGCATGGGTTTGCTGTGGGCGACCGCGTGATGGCGTTTCACCATATTCCGTGCGGACAATGCTTCTACTGCCGCAAGCAGACCTTTGCGCAGTGCGAGCGCTACAAGCTGGTAGGAACGACGGCAGGCCTGGGCGCTGCGGCGGGCGGCGGTTTTGCGCAGTACATCCGCGTGATGGACTGGATCGTCGGCGATGGCGTGACTCCTGCCGGATTGATCAGGATTCCCGACGATATTCCGTTTGAGCAGGCTGCGTTTATCGAGCCGGTCAATACGTGCTTCAAGGCGATTCAGCTCTTGCATCTTGAGCAGGACGATACGGTGCTAGTGATCGGGCAGGGAAGCATCGGCATCCTGCTGGCCGCGCTAGCGAGGCAGACCGGGGCGACGGTGCTGACCTCGGATATGTATGCCGAGCGTCATGCCATTGCGGCGAAGTTTGGGCTGGACCATCCGCTGGATGCGCGCGGCGATGTTGTGGCGGCGGCGAAGGCGGCAACCGAAGGCCGTGGCGCCGATGTGGCCCTGGTGGCAGTGGGCGCGGATGCCCTGATCGCAACGGCGATGCAGGCGATTCGTCCCGGCGGCCGTGTGATGCTCTTCGCGAGCACGCAGCATGGGACAGCTCCCTTCGATCCGGCAGCGGTCTGCATGGACGAGAAGACGCTGATGGGTTCTTATTCTGCGTCGGTGGCGATTCAGCAGGAGGGAATCGATCTGGTGTTTGAAGGCTATCGCTCGGGCAAGCTCGATCTCACGCAGTTGATCTCGCACCGGTTCTCGCTGGACGATGCCGCCTCGGCGGTTCACCTGGCGTCGAACCCGCAGCCGGATTCGATGAAGATTGTGTTGAAGCCCTAGGTGTGTCATTCTTCGACGAACTAAAAGACCCAGGACGCTTAGCGAGGCGATTGCGCCTCCACCAAGGCTGACATGAGGAGATCAAGGTCGGAGGGATTGACGTCGCTGACGGCGGTAATGCGCAAGTCATGCGTGTTGGCGTAATGGATGGTGAATCCGGATTGAGTTCCCAGCGACACCGGTGCACTTTCATTTGCGGATCTCTGGGTAAGAAAGATCGAGGCCCGATGTTTGCCGATGGTGAAGAGGAGAAGCGCCGCAGGCCGTCCATGAACAAAGGTGAGATCGCCGCCATCGAGGGTAGTC encodes:
- the hpnA gene encoding hopanoid-associated sugar epimerase: MNLFITGATGFVGSHIATLAARQGAKLRLLTRKTSNLTHLPKAAELVNGDLREPAGFASALQGCDAVLHVAADYRLWVPDPADMYKANVEGTRELLRLAREAGVPRVVYTSSVATMGFRRDGTIVDEKTPVSEADMIGHYKRSKWLAEQVAIEAAGAGQHVMILNPTTPIGALDTKPTPTGRIVVDFLNRNFPAYVDTGLNLVDVSEIARTHLAALERGTPGERYILGGENLTLKQILDRLAAITGLPSPKHKVPHAVAMAFAFFDENITGKLRGKEPRATVEAVRMGRKMMFASSAKAERELGFQVRPVEDALREACHWFIANGYAPKHTSSQAGLV
- the hpnH gene encoding adenosyl-hopene transferase HpnH, with translation MAVPISQAWTVATYVLKQKLSGRKRYPLVLMLEPLFRCNLACAGCGKIQYPAHILKAELTPEQCFKAVEECGTPMVSIPGGEPLLHPQMPEIVAGLVARKKYVYMCTNALLLKEKLHLFKPSKYLSFSVHVDGEREHHDFGVCREGGYDVAMEGVRAAVEAGFRVTTNTTLFDGADPNSVRRHFDQMMEAGVESMMVSPGYTYDKAPDQNHFLGKARSRKLFRAILSNRKKTWEFNTHPLFSEYLMGKQDFECTPWGMPTYSIFGWQKPCYLLQDGYADTFQELMEATGWEKYGAKSGNPQCANCMVHSGHEASAVDYNFSSLKGFWTTAKKYIFRPQYEDADAQKLLNEWKSESRGPLVQIAGQTPVVVTTSVNENMTSVAGD
- a CDS encoding phosphorylase family protein: MSGCVAIIAALPREIAGLVRGTKPDVGLLHRGIHLHRLPHAIVVAAGMGSQRVTLAFAEAIAAASISTVISTGLAGSCTSGLAAGNVGEASAVIEARTGERFVTVSPQSAYVLATTEKIASVREKGRLAETYAATMVDMEAATVARLAAAHELPFRAIKAISDAHDFELASLARFEGKNGNFRTGAFAIHTALRPHHWPKAMKLGRASTLALTNLHQALREVVAAA
- a CDS encoding alcohol dehydrogenase catalytic domain-containing protein — protein: MSRTMQAAVYRAPDDVRTETIAVPEIGSGEVLVRIDTCGICGTDLKKIHTGSHSAPRVFGHEMAGTIAAVGEGVHGFAVGDRVMAFHHIPCGQCFYCRKQTFAQCERYKLVGTTAGLGAAAGGGFAQYIRVMDWIVGDGVTPAGLIRIPDDIPFEQAAFIEPVNTCFKAIQLLHLEQDDTVLVIGQGSIGILLAALARQTGATVLTSDMYAERHAIAAKFGLDHPLDARGDVVAAAKAATEGRGADVALVAVGADALIATAMQAIRPGGRVMLFASTQHGTAPFDPAAVCMDEKTLMGSYSASVAIQQEGIDLVFEGYRSGKLDLTQLISHRFSLDDAASAVHLASNPQPDSMKIVLKP